The Panicum virgatum strain AP13 chromosome 5K, P.virgatum_v5, whole genome shotgun sequence genome has a window encoding:
- the LOC120706187 gene encoding protein WALLS ARE THIN 1-like, which translates to MVMAPEKLKLFMGVLALQFLLAGFHIVTRAALNMGISKIVFIVYRNIISLALLAPFAYFLEKKDRPPLTFSLLVEFFLLALCGITANQGFYLLGLYHLSPTYASAIQNTVPAITFAMAAVLRLEQVDLSRRHGVAKVVGMVVSIGGATVITLYKGLPLFHYNLTIKSLLTLSSSSPILNWTLGCVFILGHCLSWSGWMVLQVPVLKRYPARLSVLSLTCIFGLLQFLAIAVFTEEDLSRWKVHSGGELFTILYAGLVASGVAFALQIWCIDRGGPLFTAVFQPVQTVAVAVMAAAILGDQLYTGGIIGAVLIVIGLYFVLWGKSAEKKAATRNQQDDQLAQGGGDMARHLLGGGDASAKDEEAPAIDLLA; encoded by the exons atggtgATGGCTCCCGAGAAGCTGAAGCTGTTCATGGGAGTGCTGGCCCTGCAGTTCCTGCTCGCAGGGTTCCACATTGTCACCAGGGCGGCACTCAACATGGGCATCAGCAAGATCGTGTTCATCGTATACAGGAACATCATCTCCCTCGCCTTGCTCGCCCCGTTCGCTTACTTCCTCGAGAA GAAAGACAGGCCACCACTCACCTTCTCTTTGCTGGTGGAGTTTTTTCTGCTAGCGTTGTGTGG GATAACTGCAAACCAGGGCTTCTACCTCCTGGGTCTGTATCACCTGTCACCAACCTACGCCTCTGCGATACAGAACACCGTTCCTGCGATCACCTTCGCAATGGCCGCTGTCCTCAG GCTCGAGCAGGTCGACCTGAGCAGGAGGCATGGGGTGGCCAAGGTGGTGGGCATGGTGGTGAGCATCGGAGGGGCGACCGTGATCACACTCTACAAGGGCCTCCCGCTGTTCCATTACAATCTGACCATCAAGTCTCTCCTGACACTGTCCTCCTCGAGCCCCATCCTCAACTGGACCCTCGGCTGCGTCTTCATCCTCGGGCACTGCCTCTCCTGGTCAGGATGGATGGTTCTTCAG gtgccggtgctgaagaggtacCCAGCCAGGCTCTCGGTTCTGTCACTGACCTGCATCTTCGGGCTCCTCCAGTTCCTGGCCATTGCGGTGTTCACCGAGGAGGACCTGAGCAGGTGGAAGGTCCACTCCGGAGGGGAGCTGTTCACCATCCTATACGCT GGCCTGGTGGCGTCTGGCGTCGCGTTTGCTCTGCAGATCTGGTGCATCGACAGGGGAGGCCCGCTCTTCACCGCCGTCTTCCAGCCGGTGCagaccgtcgccgtcgccgtcatgGCTGCTGCCATTCTCGGAGACCAGCTCTACACGGGAGG GATCATCGGAGCTGTGCTGATCGTCATCGGCCTGTACTTCGTGCTGTGGGGCAAGAGCGCGGAGAAGAAGGCGGCCACCAGGAACCAGCAGGATGATCAGCTGGCCCAGGGAGGAGGGGACATGGCGAGGCACCTGCTCGGGGGAGGGGATGCTTCGGCGAAAGACGAAGAGGCGCCGGCCATCGACCTGCTGGCTTGA
- the LOC120706188 gene encoding homeobox-leucine zipper protein ROC5-like yields MSFGSLFDGGAGGGGGSGGMQFPFSAGFSSSPGLSLGLDNSAGGGMGGGRALPGGPGAGGGSGAAARDADAENDSRSGSDHLDAMSGGGEDEDDAEPGNPRKRKKRYHRHTPQQIQELEALFKECPHPDEKQRGELSRRLGLDPRQVKFWFQNRRTQMKTQLERHENALLKQENDKLRAENMTIREAMRSPMCGSCGSPAMLGEVSLEEQHLCIENARLKDELSRVYALATKFLGKPMSMLAGPLMQPHLSSLPMPSSSLELAVGGFRGLGSIPSATMPGSMGEFAGGVSSPLGTVITPARATGSAPSAMVRIDDRSMLLELAISAMDELVKLAQIDEPLWLPSLNGSPNKETLNFEEYAHTFLPCIGVKPMGYVSEASRESGLVIIDDSVALVETLMDERRWSDMFSSMIAKATVIEEVTSGIAGSRNGALLLMKAELQVLSPLVPIREVTFLRFCKQLAEGAWAVVDVSIDGLVRDQNSATTSNAANIRCRRLPSGCVMQDTPNGFCKVTWVEHTEYDEASVHQLYRPLIRSGLAFGARRWLAMLQRQCECLAILMSPDTVSANDSSVITQEGKRSMLKLARRMTENFCAGVSASSAREWSKLDGATGSIGENVRVMARKSVDEPGEPPGVVLSAATSVWVPVAPEKLFNFLRDEQLRAEWDILSNGGPMQEMANIAKGQEHGNSVSLLRASAMSANQSSMLILQETRTDASGSMVVYAPVDIPAMQLVMNGGDSTYVALLPSGFAILPDGPSATTGHKTGGSLLTVAFQILVNSQPTAKLTVESVETVNNLITCTIKKIKTALQCDAT; encoded by the exons ATGAGCTTCGGGAGCCTGTTCGACGGcggggcgggcggaggcggcggcagtggcgggaTGCAGTTCCCGTTCTCCGCCGGGTTCTCGTCCTCGCCGGGGCTCTCCCTCGGCCTG GAcaacagcgccggcggcggcatgggcggcgggcgggcgcttCCCGGTGgccccggcgcgggcggcgggagcggggcggcggcgagggacgcGGACGCCGAGAACGACAGCCGCTCGGGGAGCGACCACCTCGACGCCAtgtccggcggcggggaggacgaggacgacgccGAGCCCGGCAACCCGCGCAAGCGCAAGAAGCGCTACCACCGCCACACGCCGCAGCAGATCCAGGAGCTCGAGGC GCTCTTCAAGGAGTGCCCTCACCCGGACGAGAAGCAGCGCGGCGAGCTCAGCAGGAGGCTCGGCCTCGACCCGCGCCAGGTCAAGTTCTGGTTCCAGAACCGCCGCACGCAGATGAAG ACGCAACTGGAGCGGCACGAGAACGCGCTGCTCAAGCAGGAGAACGACAAGCTGCGCGCCGAGAACATGACGATCCGGGAGGCCATGCGCAGCCCGATGTGCGGCAGCTGCGGGAGCCCCGCCATGCTCGGGGAGGTGTCCCTCGAGGAGCAGCACCTGTGCATCGAGAACGCGCGGCTCAAGGACGAGCTCAGCCGCGTCTACGCCCTCGCCACCAAGTTCCTCGGCAAGCCCATGTCCATGCTCGCGGGGCCTCTGATGCAGCCACACCTGTCGTCCCTGCCCATGCCGAGCTCGTCGCTGGAGCTCGCAGTCGGTGGCTTCCGTGGCCTAGGGTCTATCCCCTCTGCTACCATGCCTGGTTCCATGGGCGAATTCGCTGGGGGCGTGTCTAGCCCTTTGGGCACGGTGATCACACCAGCGCGGGCAACTGGATCCGCTCCATCAGCTATGGTGCGCATTGACGACAGGTCCATGCTGTTGGAGCTTGCGATCAGCGCGATGGATGAACTAGTCAAGCTGGCACAGATTGACGAGCCTTTGTGGCTTCCGAGCCTCAATGGTTCTCCCAACAAGGAGACACTGAACTTTGAGGAGTATGCCCACACCTTCCTGCCGTGCATTGGGGTGAAGCCCATGGGGTATGTATCTGAGGCCTCTAGGGAGTCTGGCCTCGTCATCATCGACGACAGTGTTGCCCTTGTTGAGACCCTCATGGATGAG AGAAGGTGGTCTGACATGTTCTCGAGCATGATTGCTAAGGCCACAGTCATAGAGGAGGTGACCTCCGGCATTGCAGGAAGTAGAAATGGTGCGCTGCTGCTG ATGAAGGCTGAGCTACAGGTGCTCTCACCTTTAGTCCCCATTAGGGAGGTCACATTTCTCAGGTTTTGTAAGCAGCTGGCTGAGGGTGCATGGGCAGTAGTGGATGTGTCTATTGATGGATTGGTGAGAGATCAGAactcggcaacaacatccaaCGCTGCAAATATAAGGTGCAGGAGGTTACCTTCTGGATGTGTGATGCAAGACACTCCCAATGGCTTCTGCAAG GTCACATGGGTCGAGCATACGGAATACGATGAGGCATCAGTACACCAGCTCTATAGACCACTTATCCGGTCCGGGCTCGCCTTTGGAGCCAGGCGGTGGCTTGCGATGCTGCAGCGTCAGTGTGAATGCCTGGCCATACTCATGTCCCCTGATACAGTTTCAGCTAATGACTCGTCAG TTATAACACAAGAGGGCAAACGAAGCATGCTGAAGCTGGCACGGCGGATGACGGAGAACTTCTGCGCTGGGGTCAGCGCGTCATCTGCGCGTGAATGGAGCAAGCTGGACGGTGCGACAGGCAGCATTGGAGAGAATGTGCGTGTCATGGCACGAAAGAGCGTGGATGAACCGGGGGAACCACCCGGCGTGGTGCTGAGCGCTGCAACATCGGTGTGGGTGCCCGTGGCCCCGGAGAAGCTGTTCAACTTCCTCCGTGATGAGCAGCTGCGTGCTGAGTGGGATATCCTCAGCAACGGAGGCCCAATGCAGGAGATGGCTAACATTGCCAAGGGGCAGGAGCACGGGAACTCAGTGTCCCTCCTCAGGGCCAGT GCCATGAGTGCCAACCAGAGCAGCATGTTGATCCTCCAGGAGACCCGCACTGATGCGTCGGGCTCCATGGTGGTGTACGCTCCGGTGGACATCCCGGCGATGCAGCTCGTCATGAACGGCGGGGACTCCACCTATGTTGCTCTGCTGCCGTCTGGGTTCGCCATCCTGCCCGATGGTCCCAGCGCCACCACGGGGCACAAGACAGGTGGCTCTTTGCTCACCGTGGCGTTCCAGATCCTCGTCAACAGCCAGCCGACCGCCAAGCTCACCGTGGAATCAGTAGAGACGGTGAACAACCTCATCACATGCACCATCAAGAAGATCAAAACTGCGCTGCAGTGCGACGCCACCTGA